In Fibrobacter sp. UWB5, a single window of DNA contains:
- a CDS encoding MarR family winged helix-turn-helix transcriptional regulator, with amino-acid sequence MDCPQLKLENQLCFPLYAASKEITRRYAPYLEPLDLTYTQYIVMLVLWEEKKCNVSELGKKLFLDSGTLTPLLKKLEAKGYIQRTREQSDERCLSVSLTAEGESLKRQAASVPKSMASCVNLSESEAKTLYTLLYKVLEGFKEG; translated from the coding sequence ATGGACTGCCCCCAGCTAAAACTCGAAAACCAGCTGTGCTTTCCGCTGTATGCCGCGTCCAAAGAGATCACGCGCCGCTACGCCCCGTACCTGGAACCGCTCGACCTCACGTACACGCAGTACATTGTGATGCTCGTGCTGTGGGAAGAAAAAAAATGCAACGTCTCGGAACTCGGCAAGAAACTGTTCCTCGATTCCGGCACGCTCACCCCGCTTTTGAAAAAGCTCGAAGCCAAGGGCTACATCCAGCGCACCCGCGAACAGAGCGACGAGCGCTGCCTTTCCGTAAGCCTCACCGCCGAAGGCGAATCGCTCAAGCGCCAAGCCGCAAGCGTCCCCAAGTCCATGGCCAGCTGCGTGAACCTCTCCGAGTCCGAAGCAAAGACCTTGTACACTCTGCTGTACAAGGTTTTGGAAGGGTTCAAGGAAGGGTGA
- a CDS encoding DUF1016 N-terminal domain-containing protein, giving the protein MILIKERWGSGVVKQLSLDLRREFPDADGFSVSNLWYMKKWYCFYTQKEAVQKLQRAVGELESEKLQQPVREFEKQLTLP; this is encoded by the coding sequence TTGATTCTGATTAAGGAGCGCTGGGGTTCGGGAGTCGTGAAGCAACTCAGTTTGGATTTGCGGCGGGAATTTCCCGATGCAGACGGATTTTCTGTGTCGAATCTGTGGTATATGAAGAAATGGTACTGTTTCTACACGCAGAAAGAGGCTGTGCAAAAACTCCAACGGGCCGTTGGAGAATTAGAAAGCGAAAAACTCCAACAACCTGTTAGAGAATTTGAGAAACAACTCACCCTTCCTTGA